One genomic region from Macaca mulatta isolate MMU2019108-1 chromosome 20, T2T-MMU8v2.0, whole genome shotgun sequence encodes:
- the CDR2 gene encoding cerebellar degeneration-related protein 2 isoform X2, with the protein MYTTNQEQLQEIEYLTKQVELLRQMNEQHAKVYEQLDVTARELEETNQKLVADSKASQQKILSLTETIECLQTNIDHLQSQVEELKSSGRGRRSQGKCDQEKPAPSFACLKELYDLRQHFVYDHVFAEKITSLQSQPSPDEEENEHLKKTVTMLQAQLSLERQKRVTMEEEYGLVLKENSELEQQLGATGAYRARALELEAEVAEMRQMLQSEHPFVNGVEKLVPDSLFVPFKEPSQSLLEEMFLTVPEPHRKPLKRSSSETILSSLAGSDIVKGHEETCIRRAKAVKQRGISLLHEVDTQYSALKVKYEELLKKCQQEQDSLSHKAVQTSRAPAKDLTGVNAQSEPVASGWELASVNPEPVSSPTTPPEYKALFKEIFSCIKKTKQEIDEQRTKYRSLSSHS; encoded by the exons ATGTATACAACCAATCAGGAGCAGTTACAGGAAATTGAG TATCTGACCAAGCAAGTGGAGCTTCTACGGCAGATGAACGAACAACATGCAAAGGTTTATGAACAATTAGATGTCACAGCAAGGGAACTGGAAGAAACAAATCAAAAACTAGTTGCTGACAGCAAGGCCTCACAGCAAAAGATTCTGAG CCTGACTGAAACGATTGAATGCCTGCAAACCAACATTGATCACCTGCAGAGCCAAGTGGAGGAGCTGAAGTCATCTGGCCGAGGGAGAAGGAGCCAGGGGAAGTGTGACCAGGAGAAACCGGCACCCAGCTTTGCATGTCTGAAGGAGCTGTATGATCTCCGCCA ACACTTCGTGTATGATCATGTGTTCGCTGAAAAGATCACTTCCTTGCAAAGTCAGCCAAGCCCTGATGAAGAGGAAAATGAGCACTTGAAAAAAACGGTGACAATGTTGCAGGCCCAGCTGAGCCTGGAGCGGCAGAAGCGGGTGACTATGGAGGAGGAATATGGGCTGGTGTTAAAGGAGAACAGTGAACTGGAGCAGCAGCTGGGGGCCACAGGTGCCTACCGAGCACGGGCGCTGGaactagaggctgaggtggcagagaTGCGACAGATGTTGCAGTCAGAGCATCCATTTGTGAATGGGGTTGAGAAGCTGGTGCCAGACTCTCTGTTTGTTCCTTTCAAAGAACCCAGCCAGAGCCTGCTGGAAGAGATGTTCCTGACTGTGCCAGAACCACACAGAAAGCCTCTCAAGCGCAGCAGCAGTGAGACGATCCTCAGCAGCTTGGCAGGGAGTGACATCGTGAAGGGCCATGAGGAGACCTGCATCAGGAGGGCCAAGGCTGTGAAACAGAGGGGCATCTCCCTTCTGCACGAAGTGGACACACAGTACAGTGCCCTGAAGGTGAAGTATGAAGAGCTGCTGAAGAAGTGCCAACAGGAACAGGACTCCCTGTCACACAAGGCTGTACAGACCTCCAGGGCTCCGGCCAAGGACCTGACTGGAGTGAACGCCCAGTCTGAGCCTGTTGCCAGCGGCTGGGAACTGGCCTCTGTCAACCCAGAGCCCGTCAGTTCCCCTACAACACCTCCAGAATACAAAGCGTTGTTTAAGGAGATCTTTAGTTGCATCAAGAAAACTAAGCAGGAAATAGATGAACAGAGAACAAAATACCGATCACTCTCCTCTCATTCTTAA
- the CDR2 gene encoding cerebellar degeneration-related protein 2 isoform X1, with the protein MEAEAEGALRVRAASALSPLKITDLQLAAELGKTLLDRNTELEDSLQQMYTTNQEQLQEIEYLTKQVELLRQMNEQHAKVYEQLDVTARELEETNQKLVADSKASQQKILSLTETIECLQTNIDHLQSQVEELKSSGRGRRSQGKCDQEKPAPSFACLKELYDLRQHFVYDHVFAEKITSLQSQPSPDEEENEHLKKTVTMLQAQLSLERQKRVTMEEEYGLVLKENSELEQQLGATGAYRARALELEAEVAEMRQMLQSEHPFVNGVEKLVPDSLFVPFKEPSQSLLEEMFLTVPEPHRKPLKRSSSETILSSLAGSDIVKGHEETCIRRAKAVKQRGISLLHEVDTQYSALKVKYEELLKKCQQEQDSLSHKAVQTSRAPAKDLTGVNAQSEPVASGWELASVNPEPVSSPTTPPEYKALFKEIFSCIKKTKQEIDEQRTKYRSLSSHS; encoded by the exons ATGGAAGCGGAGGCCGAGggggcgctgagagtgagggctgctagcgcattgtcacctctcaagattacag ATCTTCAACTTGCTGCTGAGCTTGGGAAGACATTACTGGATCGGAACACAGAGTTGGAGGACTCTCTTCAGCAGATGTATACAACCAATCAGGAGCAGTTACAGGAAATTGAG TATCTGACCAAGCAAGTGGAGCTTCTACGGCAGATGAACGAACAACATGCAAAGGTTTATGAACAATTAGATGTCACAGCAAGGGAACTGGAAGAAACAAATCAAAAACTAGTTGCTGACAGCAAGGCCTCACAGCAAAAGATTCTGAG CCTGACTGAAACGATTGAATGCCTGCAAACCAACATTGATCACCTGCAGAGCCAAGTGGAGGAGCTGAAGTCATCTGGCCGAGGGAGAAGGAGCCAGGGGAAGTGTGACCAGGAGAAACCGGCACCCAGCTTTGCATGTCTGAAGGAGCTGTATGATCTCCGCCA ACACTTCGTGTATGATCATGTGTTCGCTGAAAAGATCACTTCCTTGCAAAGTCAGCCAAGCCCTGATGAAGAGGAAAATGAGCACTTGAAAAAAACGGTGACAATGTTGCAGGCCCAGCTGAGCCTGGAGCGGCAGAAGCGGGTGACTATGGAGGAGGAATATGGGCTGGTGTTAAAGGAGAACAGTGAACTGGAGCAGCAGCTGGGGGCCACAGGTGCCTACCGAGCACGGGCGCTGGaactagaggctgaggtggcagagaTGCGACAGATGTTGCAGTCAGAGCATCCATTTGTGAATGGGGTTGAGAAGCTGGTGCCAGACTCTCTGTTTGTTCCTTTCAAAGAACCCAGCCAGAGCCTGCTGGAAGAGATGTTCCTGACTGTGCCAGAACCACACAGAAAGCCTCTCAAGCGCAGCAGCAGTGAGACGATCCTCAGCAGCTTGGCAGGGAGTGACATCGTGAAGGGCCATGAGGAGACCTGCATCAGGAGGGCCAAGGCTGTGAAACAGAGGGGCATCTCCCTTCTGCACGAAGTGGACACACAGTACAGTGCCCTGAAGGTGAAGTATGAAGAGCTGCTGAAGAAGTGCCAACAGGAACAGGACTCCCTGTCACACAAGGCTGTACAGACCTCCAGGGCTCCGGCCAAGGACCTGACTGGAGTGAACGCCCAGTCTGAGCCTGTTGCCAGCGGCTGGGAACTGGCCTCTGTCAACCCAGAGCCCGTCAGTTCCCCTACAACACCTCCAGAATACAAAGCGTTGTTTAAGGAGATCTTTAGTTGCATCAAGAAAACTAAGCAGGAAATAGATGAACAGAGAACAAAATACCGATCACTCTCCTCTCATTCTTAA
- the CDR2 gene encoding cerebellar degeneration-related protein 2: protein MLAENLVEEFEMKEDEPWYDHQDLQQDLQLAAELGKTLLDRNTELEDSLQQMYTTNQEQLQEIEYLTKQVELLRQMNEQHAKVYEQLDVTARELEETNQKLVADSKASQQKILSLTETIECLQTNIDHLQSQVEELKSSGRGRRSQGKCDQEKPAPSFACLKELYDLRQHFVYDHVFAEKITSLQSQPSPDEEENEHLKKTVTMLQAQLSLERQKRVTMEEEYGLVLKENSELEQQLGATGAYRARALELEAEVAEMRQMLQSEHPFVNGVEKLVPDSLFVPFKEPSQSLLEEMFLTVPEPHRKPLKRSSSETILSSLAGSDIVKGHEETCIRRAKAVKQRGISLLHEVDTQYSALKVKYEELLKKCQQEQDSLSHKAVQTSRAPAKDLTGVNAQSEPVASGWELASVNPEPVSSPTTPPEYKALFKEIFSCIKKTKQEIDEQRTKYRSLSSHS from the exons ATCTTCAACTTGCTGCTGAGCTTGGGAAGACATTACTGGATCGGAACACAGAGTTGGAGGACTCTCTTCAGCAGATGTATACAACCAATCAGGAGCAGTTACAGGAAATTGAG TATCTGACCAAGCAAGTGGAGCTTCTACGGCAGATGAACGAACAACATGCAAAGGTTTATGAACAATTAGATGTCACAGCAAGGGAACTGGAAGAAACAAATCAAAAACTAGTTGCTGACAGCAAGGCCTCACAGCAAAAGATTCTGAG CCTGACTGAAACGATTGAATGCCTGCAAACCAACATTGATCACCTGCAGAGCCAAGTGGAGGAGCTGAAGTCATCTGGCCGAGGGAGAAGGAGCCAGGGGAAGTGTGACCAGGAGAAACCGGCACCCAGCTTTGCATGTCTGAAGGAGCTGTATGATCTCCGCCA ACACTTCGTGTATGATCATGTGTTCGCTGAAAAGATCACTTCCTTGCAAAGTCAGCCAAGCCCTGATGAAGAGGAAAATGAGCACTTGAAAAAAACGGTGACAATGTTGCAGGCCCAGCTGAGCCTGGAGCGGCAGAAGCGGGTGACTATGGAGGAGGAATATGGGCTGGTGTTAAAGGAGAACAGTGAACTGGAGCAGCAGCTGGGGGCCACAGGTGCCTACCGAGCACGGGCGCTGGaactagaggctgaggtggcagagaTGCGACAGATGTTGCAGTCAGAGCATCCATTTGTGAATGGGGTTGAGAAGCTGGTGCCAGACTCTCTGTTTGTTCCTTTCAAAGAACCCAGCCAGAGCCTGCTGGAAGAGATGTTCCTGACTGTGCCAGAACCACACAGAAAGCCTCTCAAGCGCAGCAGCAGTGAGACGATCCTCAGCAGCTTGGCAGGGAGTGACATCGTGAAGGGCCATGAGGAGACCTGCATCAGGAGGGCCAAGGCTGTGAAACAGAGGGGCATCTCCCTTCTGCACGAAGTGGACACACAGTACAGTGCCCTGAAGGTGAAGTATGAAGAGCTGCTGAAGAAGTGCCAACAGGAACAGGACTCCCTGTCACACAAGGCTGTACAGACCTCCAGGGCTCCGGCCAAGGACCTGACTGGAGTGAACGCCCAGTCTGAGCCTGTTGCCAGCGGCTGGGAACTGGCCTCTGTCAACCCAGAGCCCGTCAGTTCCCCTACAACACCTCCAGAATACAAAGCGTTGTTTAAGGAGATCTTTAGTTGCATCAAGAAAACTAAGCAGGAAATAGATGAACAGAGAACAAAATACCGATCACTCTCCTCTCATTCTTAA